A window of the Henckelia pumila isolate YLH828 chromosome 3, ASM3356847v2, whole genome shotgun sequence genome harbors these coding sequences:
- the LOC140889607 gene encoding F-box/LRR-repeat protein At2g42720-like: protein MKNKSENGVVDEISELPDDVLVSIISRLTWREATATSVISTRWRHVYTYITRLHNSNMNVAVVEVRDMINLVSLICFKLHRKPTTPNEHLKKVTLSGYIVSPDDLRLASYIIRQAEKKLKRLIVKFCHKTPEIQQQTTALSRKHLQQITTDTIHLIIL from the exons ATGAAGAACAAAAGCGAGAATGGAGTGGTTGACGAGATCAGTGAATTGCCGGACGATGTTCTTGTGTCCATAATCTCTCGATTGACATGGCGTGAAGCTACCGCAACAAGCGTAATATCCACTCGATGGCGCCACGTCTATACTTACATCACTCGACTCCACAATTCAAATAT gaatgttgcagtgGTAGAGGTTCGCGACATGATCAACCTTGtttctttgatctgttttaaGTTGCATCGAAA GCCAACGACACCAAATGAACATCTTAAAAAGGTGACCCTCTCTGGATATATAGTGTCGCCAGATGATTTAAGATTAGCATCGTATATCATAAGGCAAGCTGAGAAGAAGCTGAAACGACTCATTGTCAAATTTTGTCACAAAACTCCCGAAATTCAACAACAGACGACAGCTTTATCACGAAAGCATTTGCAACAAATTACAACAGATACAATCCATCTCATCATTCTCTAG